From the genome of Denticeps clupeoides chromosome 4, fDenClu1.1, whole genome shotgun sequence, one region includes:
- the dok7b gene encoding protein Dok-7 codes for MTDTVVVEGQVKIRDGKKWKSRWVLLRKPSPVADCLSLLVYKDKSDKSKGHRERSSLTLGDICGLEPGLSYEGIGYTLAIVCLAQTVLLGFESRESLLAWELHVRYSLGEVHRFNVHVQPGTKLDPGPATLHLCNNLLVITRDHPPVIAGQWKLSDLRRYGAVPNGFVFEGGTRCGYWTGVFFLACAEGEQISFLFDCVVRGISPTRSPFGLRPVLPDPNWSPSLSEEKIRQDASELEKRLSLLSASSRHSSTASTSSYTFSIAGDNHSISSSSSENSHSDASLGSRLALWAESTRCPPPTNPPPPSSTLGTSSAATAKQAPPSSAEEQLYAAIISGCSTRPRLPAQLPRPRGLQEAGRQSSTDSGIATTGSHSSYSGSFSSYTGSLDMGAETEDFGSLLSLPSIPSLAPSIPNSSALELNSCCCETPAESLSKRLTNSSEYLVPLQIPERPQTPRYDTPRKLLLGTMLRDLLLTSGSLDIKQNVLHQSHSDTFNEPKVPSSLMAMSGVSRSESSVAHQKTPGASCPGCGGIKGAASSHGGELSAPSIPANLVENYERMFVFDTTKRRDIIPRENGGPLLFPMDSKGASDYRHPGDSVNYVNIPISPMSKRQLHYMELDIQDRPETTAAVRGAASTKYAHIDIAATEMAQRVGAQHALGREERLQELEQKRRGTLN; via the exons ATGACGGATACTGTTGTCGTGGAGGGACAAGTCAAAATTCGAGATGGTAAAAAG TGGAAGAGCAGATGGGTGCTGCTGCGGAAACCGTCTCCTGTTGCAG ACTGCCTGTCGCTGCTGGTGTATAAAGACAAGTCGGATAAGTCCAAGGGCCACCGCGAACGCAGCAGCCTCACCCTGGGGGACATCTGTGGCCTGGAGCCGGGTCTGAGCTACGAGGGCATAGGCTACACGCTGGCCATAGTCTGCCTGGCCCAGACGGTGCTGCTGGGCTTCGAGAGCAGGGAGAGTCTGCTGGCCTGGGAGCTGCATGTCCGCTACAGCCTGGGGGAAG TCCACAGATTTAATGTCCATGTCCAGCCAGGCACCAAACTCGACCCCGGACCGGCCACCCTCCATTTATGCAACAACCTGCTGGTCATCACCAGGGACCACCCCCCTGTCATAGCTGGTCAGTGGAAACTCTCGGACCTTCGCCGCTATGGAGCCGTGCCGAATGGCTTTGTGTTTGAAGGCGGCACGCGCTGCGGCTACT GGACGGGGGTTTTCTTCCTCGCCTGTGCCGAAGGAGAGCAGATTAGCTTTCTCTTCGACTGCGTGGTCCGGGGCATCTCTCCCACCCGAAGTCCTTTTGGACTGCGGCCCGTCCTGCCAG ACCCCAACTGGAGCCCATCGTTGTCGGAGGAGAAGATAAGACAGGACGCGAGTGAGCTGGAGAAACGCCTCAGCCTGCTGTCTGCCAGCAGccgacacagcagcacag CCTCCACCTCCAGCTACACCTTTTCCATTGCAGGGGACAACCACAGCATCTCAAGCTCCTCCTCTGAAAACAGCCACTCAGATGCTAGCTTGGGCAGTCGCCTAGCACTCTGGGCGGAGTCAACAAGGTGCCCTCCCCCTACTAATCCTCCACCCCCCTCCTCAACTTTAGGGACATCGTCAGCAGCAACAGCCAAACAAGCTCCACCATCAAGTGCTGAAGAACAGTTATATGCTGCTATAATAAGTGGGTGCTCAACTAGACCCCGCCTACCTGCCCAGTTGCCACGCCCACGGGGGCTGCAGGAGGCAGGGCGCCAAAGCTCAACGGACAGTGGCATTGCCACCACAGGAAGCCATTCCTCATATTCTGGAAGTTTCTCATCGTACACCGGCAGTCTGGACATGGGGGCTGAGACGGAGGACTTTGGATCCTTATTAAGTTTACCCTCCATTCCCAGCCTGGCACCCAGCATACCCAACAGCAGTGCTCTAGAGCTGAACTCCTGCTGTTGTGAGACCCCTGCTGAGTCCTTAAGCAAGAGACTTACCAATAGCTCAGAGTACTTGGTGCCTCTCCAGATACCAGAAAGACCACAGACACCACGTTATGACACCCCAAGAAAGCTACTCCTGGGCACGATGCTGAGGGATCTGTTGCTCACATCAGGCTCCCTGGATATAAAGCAAAATGTGCTACATCAAAGCCACAGCGATACTTTCAATGAGCCGAAGGTGCCGTCTTCTCTAATGGCCATGTCCGGGGTCTCCCGCTCCGAATCTTCAGTTGCCCATCAGAAGACCCCGGGTGCAAGCTGTCCAGGGTGTGGGGGGATCAAG GGAGCTGCTTCTTCTCATGGGGGTGAACTGTCAGCACCATCTATACCTG CAAATCTAGTGGAAAACTATGAAAGGATGTTTGTCTTTGACACCACTAAAAGAAGAGACATCATACCAAGAGAAAatg GCGGGCCTTTGCTTTTCCCAATGGATTCTAAAGGGGCATCAGATTACAGACACCCTGGTGACAGTGTTAACTACGTCAACATCCCCATCAGCCCCATGTCCAAGAGGCAACTTCACTACATGGAGCTGGATATTCAGGACCGGCCGGAGACAACTGCTGCTGTCCGAG GAgcagcttctactaaatacgcACATATTGACATTGCTGCTACTGAGATGGCGCAGAGAGTGGGTGCCCAGCATGCATTAGGACGAGAGGAACGCCTGCAGGAGCTGGAACAGAAGAGGAGGGGGACACtgaactaa